A single Pseudomonas brassicacearum DNA region contains:
- a CDS encoding FecR domain-containing protein: MRPAPSPEAREAARAAARWLTLMEFDGDAFDSAALQRWRDSSAHHEAAWQKARRLRQRFAAVPASLGMATLDRPVLARRAVLKRALGVAALVPTAWLLGRALPLDAWRADLHTATGEQRRWSLVDGSALQLNTDSAVDLDLKARRLVLVRGEMALKLAASAPLSVQSPYGLITIRRGEICVYLGERDCRVSVVSGSAQLQPRRGPLLSLEAGQQVNLQASGAGPVKAFDVAQLGWRDGVLVAQEQPLGHFLRELSRYRPGVLRWDETLESLRITGSFRLDNTDRILALLAASLPLDVHMRTRYWVTLTLRKNMA; the protein is encoded by the coding sequence ATGCGCCCGGCCCCTTCACCCGAAGCCCGCGAAGCGGCGCGGGCGGCGGCTCGCTGGTTGACCCTGATGGAGTTCGACGGGGATGCGTTCGACTCGGCGGCCCTGCAACGCTGGCGCGACAGCAGCGCTCATCACGAGGCGGCCTGGCAGAAGGCCCGGCGATTGCGCCAGCGTTTTGCCGCAGTGCCCGCGTCCCTGGGCATGGCAACGCTGGACCGCCCGGTGCTGGCCCGGCGTGCGGTGCTCAAGCGCGCATTGGGCGTCGCCGCATTGGTCCCGACCGCCTGGCTGCTGGGGCGAGCGCTACCGTTGGACGCTTGGCGCGCTGACTTGCACACCGCCACGGGCGAGCAACGGCGCTGGTCGCTGGTCGATGGCAGTGCGCTGCAACTGAACACCGACAGCGCCGTCGACCTGGACCTCAAGGCGCGGCGCCTGGTGCTGGTGCGCGGCGAGATGGCCCTCAAACTCGCCGCAAGCGCGCCATTGTCCGTTCAATCACCCTATGGGCTCATCACAATCCGTCGTGGCGAAATCTGTGTGTACCTGGGCGAGCGCGATTGCCGGGTGTCGGTGGTCAGCGGTTCGGCGCAACTGCAACCCCGGCGCGGGCCACTGCTGAGCCTGGAAGCGGGCCAGCAGGTCAACCTCCAGGCCTCAGGCGCGGGGCCAGTGAAGGCGTTCGACGTGGCACAGCTGGGTTGGCGTGACGGCGTATTGGTTGCGCAGGAGCAGCCGCTGGGGCATTTCCTGCGGGAACTGAGCCGCTATCGCCCCGGGGTGTTGCGTTGGGACGAAACCCTGGAATCCCTGCGAATCACCGGTAGCTTCCGCCTGGACAACACCGACAGAATTCTCGCGCTGCTGGCGGCCAGCCTGCCGCTGGACGTGCACATGCGCACTCGCTACTGGGTCACGTTGACGCTTCGCAAAAATATGGCCTGA
- a CDS encoding sigma-70 family RNA polymerase sigma factor, whose product MCDAVTPMEHSLHALYRDHGSWLEGWLRRRMGNAWDAADLRQDTFLRVLSSSQALADLQEPRAYLLTVGKRLLSNFYTRRNLEQTYLEALARLPEACAPSPEQRWLLLETLQALDELLDGLPPLVRRTFLWSQLEGLGYREIAERLQVSERTVKRYMAQAYEHCLLVDF is encoded by the coding sequence ATGTGTGATGCAGTTACGCCGATGGAGCATTCCCTCCATGCGTTGTACCGTGACCACGGTAGCTGGCTGGAAGGCTGGCTGCGACGGCGCATGGGCAACGCATGGGATGCGGCGGACCTGCGCCAGGATACATTCCTGCGGGTGCTTTCCAGTTCCCAGGCACTGGCGGACCTGCAAGAACCCCGGGCGTATCTGCTGACCGTCGGCAAACGCCTGTTGAGCAATTTCTACACCCGGCGAAACCTGGAGCAGACGTACCTCGAGGCCCTGGCACGCTTGCCTGAGGCTTGCGCACCGTCGCCAGAACAACGTTGGCTGCTGCTGGAAACCCTGCAAGCCCTGGACGAATTGCTCGATGGCCTGCCGCCCCTGGTGCGGCGGACTTTTCTCTGGAGCCAGCTTGAAGGCTTGGGTTATCGCGAGATCGCCGAACGCCTGCAAGTGTCCGAGCGCACGGTCAAACGCTACATGGCCCAAGCCTATGAGCATTGCCTGTTGGTGGACTTCTGA
- a CDS encoding energy transducer TonB, producing the protein MTAMIMHSPSLGAPASRRGLWKNSLAAGLALALHAGVVALLVLGWSVEKPAAEAPRVLHTQLVMLPATAVPEAPAPAPVIPVAPPAVESTPSPMQAPRPAPTKPVVDPRIQAQKLEQAALARKRVEEQKREQQARQQRERQESERRRQDAEQQAAEQQRQARQAQALAEQRQAEQARQAAADSRSYQPLSKQAPDYPQRALDKGLEGDCTVEYSVTPDGRIDNPKVLEGCHPLFIRPSLAAAQTFRYQPRIIDGRAVTVPAVRNTFHYRIK; encoded by the coding sequence ATGACGGCGATGATCATGCACAGTCCATCCCTGGGCGCGCCTGCGTCGAGGCGCGGCTTATGGAAAAACAGCCTGGCAGCGGGGCTCGCGTTGGCCCTGCACGCTGGAGTGGTGGCGTTGTTGGTGCTGGGTTGGAGCGTGGAGAAGCCAGCCGCCGAGGCGCCACGGGTGCTGCACACGCAACTGGTGATGTTGCCGGCGACAGCCGTGCCTGAAGCGCCTGCACCGGCACCGGTCATCCCTGTTGCACCGCCAGCGGTCGAATCCACCCCATCACCCATGCAAGCGCCACGTCCCGCCCCCACCAAGCCGGTTGTAGACCCGCGGATCCAGGCACAGAAACTGGAACAGGCGGCCCTGGCCCGCAAACGGGTCGAGGAGCAAAAGCGCGAGCAACAGGCCCGACAGCAGCGCGAACGCCAGGAAAGCGAACGACGCAGGCAAGACGCCGAGCAGCAGGCCGCCGAACAGCAGCGCCAGGCCCGGCAAGCACAAGCACTCGCCGAGCAACGCCAAGCCGAACAGGCGCGTCAGGCCGCCGCCGACAGCCGCAGCTACCAACCGCTGAGCAAGCAAGCCCCGGACTATCCGCAACGCGCCCTGGACAAGGGCCTGGAAGGCGATTGCACCGTGGAATACAGCGTGACGCCGGACGGGCGGATCGATAACCCCAAGGTGCTCGAGGGCTGCCACCCACTGTTCATCCGACCGTCCCTGGCCGCCGCCCAGACGTTTCGTTATCAGCCGCGGATCATCGATGGCAGGGCGGTGACGGTACCGGCGGTACGCAATACTTTTCACTACCGGATCAAATAA
- the tolR gene encoding protein TolR, which translates to MLVKPQRKHGPKAEMNVVPYIDVMLVLLVIFMVTAPMLTQGVKIELPKVASEALANDSRQQILTLSVKAEGGYYWNLGGELDTRHQTDSAVDLEQMRAKVAQVVGERSDTQVYIRADEHADYGRVVAAMAALQQGGVSNLGLVTEAPQ; encoded by the coding sequence ATGCTCGTCAAGCCACAACGCAAGCACGGTCCCAAGGCCGAAATGAACGTGGTGCCGTACATCGACGTGATGTTGGTGCTGCTGGTGATTTTCATGGTCACCGCGCCCATGCTGACCCAGGGGGTGAAGATCGAACTGCCCAAGGTCGCCAGCGAAGCACTGGCCAACGACAGTCGCCAGCAAATCCTGACTCTGTCGGTCAAGGCCGAGGGCGGTTACTACTGGAACCTGGGCGGAGAGCTGGACACCCGTCACCAGACTGACAGCGCCGTGGACCTGGAGCAGATGCGAGCCAAGGTGGCACAGGTCGTGGGCGAGCGCAGCGATACCCAGGTGTACATCCGTGCCGACGAGCATGCCGATTACGGCCGGGTCGTTGCGGCCATGGCCGCGTTGCAGCAGGGCGGCGTGAGCAACCTGGGGCTGGTGACCGAGGCGCCGCAATGA
- the tolQ gene encoding protein TolQ gives MQATLEHMTIWGLISDASLLVKAVMLTLLLASLLSWYLIIQRSAVLQRNERQLNGFLQRFRSTQDLLPLYREHAQVGEDDGGVSPIFQAGVLAFTQLNQPSSTPQVVLEGVERSLQVAISEQEVQLEKGLQFLATVGSVSPYIGLFGTVWGIMNAFIGLSQVQQASLSTVAPGIAEALIATAIGLFAAIPAVIAYNRFAARGQTLLTRYYAFGNELQARLHRKLHGAPVNLATAA, from the coding sequence ATGCAAGCCACTTTGGAACACATGACGATCTGGGGCCTGATCAGTGACGCGAGTCTGCTGGTCAAGGCGGTCATGCTCACGTTGCTGCTGGCCTCGTTATTGAGCTGGTACCTGATTATCCAGCGCAGCGCCGTGCTGCAACGCAACGAGCGCCAACTCAACGGTTTCTTGCAGCGCTTTCGCAGCACCCAGGATCTGCTGCCGTTGTACCGGGAACACGCGCAGGTCGGCGAAGACGACGGTGGTGTCTCCCCGATTTTCCAGGCGGGTGTGCTGGCCTTCACTCAGCTCAACCAACCTTCAAGCACGCCACAAGTGGTGCTTGAAGGCGTCGAGCGCTCGTTGCAGGTGGCGATCAGCGAACAGGAAGTACAGCTGGAAAAAGGCCTGCAGTTTCTCGCCACCGTCGGCTCGGTCAGCCCCTACATCGGATTGTTCGGCACCGTCTGGGGGATCATGAATGCCTTTATCGGCCTCTCCCAGGTGCAACAAGCGAGCCTTTCCACCGTGGCGCCGGGCATTGCCGAGGCGTTGATCGCCACGGCCATCGGCTTGTTCGCGGCGATCCCGGCGGTGATTGCCTATAACCGTTTTGCCGCTCGCGGCCAGACCCTGCTGACCCGTTACTACGCCTTCGGCAACGAGCTGCAGGCGCGTCTGCACCGCAAGCTGCACGGTGCCCCGGTGAACCTGGCCACGGCCGCTTGA